The following proteins are encoded in a genomic region of Amphiura filiformis chromosome 11, Afil_fr2py, whole genome shotgun sequence:
- the LOC140163822 gene encoding uncharacterized protein — MASGTSFFQKAAGSGVSDKDIKYSNLEFHEELGEGGFGTVNRVTFKNAYKGYVEAAAKTVRGMRKEEVEIMSKLKHTNIVTWIGFYRDGPVNIIFIEYAKGGSLHDYLSDTSRPLPYALKRKWAKESALAIRYLHENKCLHRDIKPKNCLLFENNTLKLCDFGLAREIDDSFTLSSAKGTYQFMAPEIINTNADNKATFSIYTDIYAYGMLLLAIYTRQNPFHGKEYGYVVFHVGNGTLQPDIPQEVPEDIRNVIKQCWEVEPRKRPTMKRILEGTLHQWTQKREIQLGQPVMARRIALHPNGNMVVSYMKQVHLLDGDGKYKMSLTSPETAGPWSDYIIAVCISPQGNVYIIQRHSHIVRVFSESGTYLHSFSILTEGADPSTAVYPLCAVIDRDGNLLVSDSERGVITIHACPGGEITSHIKLKVQDTTYVMKGIVNSKKQILWYCTPIGSVYSKVVAIDYSGNELYSFTPKIEEDPDEACVYPGGMVCDSYDNVFIALHVWDRANTGHIHKYSSTDGAFLECTDKRLYRPCDLSMTLDGSSIAVANLTSILIYSLE, encoded by the exons ATGGCTTCAGGAACAAGTTTCTTTCAAAAGGCTGCTG GATCTGGTGTGTCGGATAAGGACATCAAATACAGCAATCTTGAATTCCATGAGGAGCTTGGAGAAGGTGGTTTTGGAACTGTAAACCGAGTGACATTTAAGAATGCATACAAAGGGTATGTGGAAGCTGCAGCAAAGACAGTGAGAGGGATGAGAAAAGAAGAGGTTGAAATCATGAGTAAACTTAAACATACAAATATTGTAACATGGATTGGATTTTATAGGGATGGCCCTGTCAATATCATTTTCATTGAGTATGCCAAAGGTGGTTCGCTGCATGATTATCTCTCTGATACCTCTAGGCCTCTGCCATATGCGTTAAAGAGAAAGTGGGCAAAAGAATCAGCTCTCGCAATACGATATCTTCATGAGAACAAGTGTTTGCATCGGGATATCAAACCCAAAAATTGTTTGCTGTTTGAGAACAACACCCTGAAGCTTTGTGACTTTGGACTTGCCAGAGAAATTGATGATTCCTTCACTTTGTCAAGTGCAAAAGGTACTTACCAATTTATGGCACCAGAAATCATCAACACCAATGCTGATAACAAGGCCACCTTTTCCATCTACACTGATATCTATGCTTATGGAATGCTACTGCTAGCAATATACACACGCCAAAACCCATTTCATGGGAAGGAGTATGGGTATGTTGTCTTCCATGTTGGGAATGGAACCCTTCAACCAGATATCCCTCAAGAGGTCCCTGAAGATATTAGAAATGTGATAAAGCAGTGCTGGGAAGTTGAGCCACGAAAACGTCCTACTATGAAGAGAATCTTGGAGG GCACACTACATCAGTGGACACAGAAAAGGGAGATCCAACTTGGCCAACCAGTGATGGCTAGAAGAATAGCCCTCCATCCTAATGGCAATATGGTGGTTTCCTACATGAAGCAGGTTCATCTTCTTGATGGTGATGGAAAGTACAAAATGTCACTGACTTCGCCTGAAACAGCAGGGCCATGGTCTGACTATATCATAGCAGTATGTATCTCACCACAAGGAAATGTGTACATTATACAGCGCCATAGCCACATTGTTAGAGTATTCAGTGAAAGTGGTACATACCTCCACAGTTTTTCTATTTTAACTGAAGGTGCGGATCCAAGTACAGCTGTTTACCCTTTATGTGCAGTTATTGACAGGGATGGTAATTTGCTAGTTAGTGACAGTGAACGTGGTGTTATTACAATACATGCATGTCCAGGTGGTGAGATAACAAGTCACATCAAATTAAAGGTACAAGATACCACATATGTAATGAAAGGCATTGTGAATAGCAAGAAGCAAATTCTATGGTATTGTACTCCAATAGGTTCAGTGTATAGTAAAGTGGTAGCCATAGATTACTCAGGAAATGAGTTGTATTCTTTCACTCCCAAGATAGAAGAAGATCCAGATGAGGCATGTGTGTATCCAGGTGGCATGGTGTGCGATTCTTATGACAATGTATTCATTGCCTTGCATGTTTGGGACAGAGCAAACACAGGTCATATCCACAAGTACAGTTCCACTGATGGTGCATTCCTTGAATGTACTGACAAAAGACTGTACCGCCCCTGTGATTTATCCATGACACTGGATGGTTCCTCAATAGCTGTTGCCAATTTGACATCAATACTGATCTATAGCTTGGAGTAG